The following proteins are encoded in a genomic region of Micromonospora olivasterospora:
- the glnA gene encoding type I glutamate--ammonia ligase — protein sequence MFANPEELLRYLKNEDVKFVDVRFCDLPGVMQHFNLPVESFDDSVFTDGLAFDGSSIRGFQAIHESDMLLLPDVATAFVDPFRVQKTVALNFFIHDPFTREAYSRDPRNVAKKAEAYLAASGIADTAYFGAEAEFYIFDSIRHETAANKGYYYIDSVEGAWNTGREEEGGNRGYKTAYKGGYFPVPPVDHFADLRDKIVRRLVDNGFTVERSHHEVGTAGQSEINYRFSTLLHAADQLQLFKYIVKSEVWANGKTATFMPKPLFGDNGSGMHTHQSLWLNGEPLFYDETGYAGLSDMARWYIGGLLHHAPSLLAFTNPTINSYRRLVPGFEAPVNLVYSQRNRSACTRIPVTGSNAKAKRVEFRVPDPSSNPYLAFAAMMMAGLDGIKSKIEPPEPIDKDLYDLPPEEWGTVKQVPGSLPEVLDALEADHDYLLDGGVFTPDLISTWVEWKRANEVDPVRLRPTPHEFAMYFDC from the coding sequence GTGTTCGCCAATCCCGAGGAACTCCTGCGGTACCTCAAGAATGAGGACGTGAAGTTCGTCGACGTACGTTTCTGTGACCTGCCCGGCGTGATGCAGCACTTCAACCTGCCGGTGGAGTCCTTCGACGACAGCGTCTTCACCGACGGTCTCGCGTTCGACGGATCGTCGATCCGCGGCTTCCAGGCCATCCACGAGTCGGACATGCTCCTGCTCCCGGACGTCGCGACCGCCTTCGTCGACCCGTTCCGCGTGCAGAAGACCGTCGCGCTGAACTTCTTCATCCACGACCCGTTCACCCGCGAGGCGTACTCCCGGGACCCGCGCAACGTCGCCAAGAAGGCCGAGGCGTACCTGGCGGCGAGCGGCATCGCGGACACCGCGTACTTCGGCGCCGAGGCGGAGTTCTACATCTTCGACTCGATCCGGCACGAGACCGCCGCGAACAAGGGCTACTACTACATCGACTCGGTCGAGGGCGCCTGGAACACCGGTCGCGAGGAGGAGGGCGGCAACCGCGGTTACAAGACCGCGTACAAGGGCGGCTACTTCCCGGTGCCGCCGGTGGACCACTTCGCCGACCTGCGCGACAAGATCGTCCGCCGCCTGGTCGACAACGGCTTCACCGTCGAGCGCTCGCACCACGAGGTCGGCACCGCCGGCCAGTCGGAGATCAACTACAGGTTCTCCACGCTGCTGCACGCCGCCGACCAGCTCCAGCTGTTCAAGTACATCGTGAAGAGCGAGGTCTGGGCGAACGGCAAGACGGCCACCTTCATGCCGAAGCCGCTCTTCGGCGACAACGGCTCGGGCATGCACACCCACCAGAGCCTCTGGCTGAACGGCGAGCCGCTGTTCTACGACGAGACCGGCTACGCCGGCCTGTCCGACATGGCCCGCTGGTACATCGGCGGCCTGCTGCACCACGCCCCGTCGCTGCTGGCCTTCACCAACCCGACGATCAACTCGTACCGCCGCCTGGTGCCGGGCTTCGAGGCGCCGGTCAACCTGGTCTACTCGCAGCGCAACCGGTCCGCCTGCACCCGTATCCCGGTGACCGGCAGCAACGCGAAGGCAAAGCGCGTCGAGTTCCGCGTGCCGGACCCGTCGAGCAACCCGTACCTGGCCTTCGCGGCGATGATGATGGCCGGCCTGGACGGCATCAAGAGCAAGATCGAGCCGCCGGAGCCGATCGACAAGGACCTGTACGACCTGCCGCCGGAGGAGTGGGGCACGGTCAAGCAGGTGCCGGGCTCGCTGCCGGAGGTGCTCGACGCCCTGGAGGCCGACCACGACTACCTGCTCGACGGCGGCGTGTTCACGCCGGACCTGATCTCGACGTGGGTCGAGTGGAAGCGGGCGAACGAGGTCGACCCGGTGCGCCTGCGCCCGACCCCGCACGAGTTCGCGATGTACTTCGACTGCTGA